In the genome of Aedes aegypti strain LVP_AGWG chromosome 2, AaegL5.0 Primary Assembly, whole genome shotgun sequence, the window TTTACCATCACCCTtccttcttaaaaaaaaatatgctaaaaTTTAGTATTGGAGTTTTTTAACAtaccttttttttattgaaaaaggtTCAGATTTTCTTTGCATTTTGTCTCCATCAAACTCCCTTATTCACGCTCGGTACATTACGTTGGTTGAATGATCGTAACCCAAGGTCATACTGATTATATGTGcgaatttcgtttcgaaaagGAATTGCAATTCATTTGAAGGATGGTAATAgaagtttacggaacaagttgcagaatgatgatttttacagcacgagtcgtaaatttatcgtacgaggcttgccgagtaggataactGCGACGAGTGCTgttaaaatcgagttctgcaacgatttatgtacaacattttttgcaatttcgtagaagaccacttgagggtatcagaaatcaaatcagaatgcattcaccatgaGAAGTTGCAAAAACGATTTATTTAGCATCACATATAATGTTTTCTAGTTTTGAGAGGCATAATGACGATTTTGAAGGGTTAGTTTTAGATGGAATTATTCTTAGTTTTCGAATGTGTAATAGACACTGTTGAAAATGTCAATAATATAAATAATCCGCTGGTGCTTCAGCCCAAAGGTATCTTCCGATTACTTCAAagagagacgaaccagccaagggctgaaagtctctcaaataaagaaaattcattcattcattactTCAAATGTTTCCTATGCTCAAGTGTAACccattcatttgtttttttttttttcattttttagcattGGAATGTTGCTTTCTTGACAGTAAAGTTATTATCTATAAAAAATAGTGTTGTGATTGTTTAATTTTCTGATTGTAATAATTGCTACTCATATTCAATGGTCAATGGATGTAGCACATTATCTCCTTTACTCAATTGTCTGTAgttcgatatttcccctaagactgtgaaccgtttcaccagttcgtttaactattagttaaaaaatgacatttcgatagttattttcccctcaaattgttaaattgaacatcgcggtcgacccatttgagctttgacagttgagtagttatttcagaacaaagttgacagatagttagttattctcaaattcaccggagcagaaaataactttcgaactgtcacttttaaccatgctccagagcagggttatttctattcggaggggaaataactatcgagctatcaaattttaactaaaagttaaacgaactggtgaaacggttcacagcctaaatcgtttgaatgcgcggtcccttcaatctggcACGCTTTGATTTCTCTGTAAGTCAATTCCTCTCTAtctcgatgctatctgtttcagtttcctttACAAGTTTATTTCTCTTAGTCGATTTTaaaaataagtaatttttttGCAGGCTTTTCAAAAAGTATAACGTAGGCAAGTATGTTAAGTTAATGTTAATAGTGCAAAACAAGGCtttgtttaaaaaatgcgtaaggAAACTCTTTATGTAGCCGTAAAAATATATCCGCGCTAAAAAAAATCGCGATAGCGAAAAAATCGACaaataaaacagcaaaaaaaaagctcAGTCATTATTGATTTTATACATGTTGATAACGCCTTTCAGTAGTTTTCAACTCATGCATTTCTAAAATCAGGTAGTATCTTATATTGTAATCTCAACCGATGTTTTGGACCATTtatgtataatttttttaatttggaatgAAACAATTTGTCATCCAGAAGATCATAGAAGCACAGCGTTATTCTTTACCTACCTTTACCTATTTATTTCTTTatcctatttttatattttaaaactcaaatcaaaaatatgttatcatatatttgtttgtatattttcaggaattttgaAAGCGCGCTCTGCATAGACGAATAAAATGGTATCTCATTTAGAATGCGAGAAAGATCGAGCGCCAGTTTTTCATTCAATACCACAAGATCAAACTGTAACAGAAGGAGCATCATTGCGTCTTACGTGCTCTTTCCATAGCCAAACAGGCTGCTGGACAACGTGGGATAGGAATGGAATTGTTTGTGTCCCTTCACATCGAATAGTAATGGTTGAATCTCCAAATACAAAATGCCTACAAATTTCTGGATTATCATTATCCGATTCTGGGTTTtacagaattactgtagaaaatgatTATGGTCGAGTTGAGGCATCGATACATTTGAAAGTGATTGAAAATCCTTTAAGCAGTACTGTGTCACATAATGATAATGACCCGATAAGAATGAAGCgccaaataatgaaaaattcccTAGATTCGGATATGGTTGTTTTAACAGGACAGTATCGGTCTGAAATTTATCCTTCTTTGAAGGTCTATTTTGACAATGAAGTACAGTATGAGATAAACTATGACCAAATTATGGGTAACAAACAGACAATTATTCGTATAAAGGATAATACCCAACTAGAAGCCAGGATTTATTGCTGCATTTTACAAAGCATATCTGGCAAAACTTCGGCAACAGTTGCAAAAAGTTCTGGAAACAGAAACCGAAAAATATTACCACCCAAAGTTCTGGAACATTTACCAAATTCGGTTACGTCATTTGAAGGATGTGAAACTGATTTAACGCTAAGAATTGATAACTCGCTGCCTTTTACATATGTTTGGCTCCGCAATGGTATTGCAATTGAGGACTGCAATGAGTTCAGGTTTGTATACATGGTTGACCATAATTCTCATAAGTCAGTTCGCTACCCATACTCGCTGATATGTCCCATATGAATGGAATGAAGCTTACAGTAGCTTACAATAAAAATAAGCTTGTGACTTACTGTAGTGCGTTTGTAGTATCTTTGATTGCGGaaattcaaaatgtttagtttcGAGTAAGCGTTAGAAATCGTATGGCACGGTTTTCTCAGAGTCAACTTCTAACATATGGGACAAATATACGAGTATTGTCAGTTTAAGTTATAATCTAATTTGGAAAGTGAAGCATATATTTAGCTGGGTTTACTCTGCGGAAAATCTTAATTCCATGaataaaatactttaaaattttccTAATGTGTAATACCTGGTTGAAAATAAGCAACGTTACTTAGGATGTATATGGGGATATACTCACTTGATAATATAAACTAACAATttagcaaaaacaaaaaaataacttcgTTTTTCATTCAATAGGTACATTGATCACGGTCGTGGTGTTATATCGCTCAGAATTGTGGATCCTTTTGTGTTGGACTCTGGAACCTATGAGTGTATCATTGCTTCTGCTGGTGGAACTTGTAGAACACAATCACGTGTGAAAATAATGGAAACGGATTGCGTTTCTAAATCGATACCCCAAATAATGATGTATCCACAATCATATGTAGCGGAACAAGGATCGGTGGTAATTATATGTGCACATATAGTACCACTAAACTGTGAAATCAAATGGAAAGTTTGCGGAATAGTTATTGAAAAAGACTCAGATAATGTTCAGGTAAGTTAAGTTACAcatttgaaataattgtttgcgctgatacaaatattttcgACTTTTTTCACTGTTCCAAGAAATACATTggtaaggttttttttaatttttcaaactttgaaGTAGTATTCGTATCGTGTGAGTGAGTAAATTCGCATTGCTTCCCAGAACAGCCCATATCttataataaatgattatgattGGTTTTTTTTGACGTTTGTTGTTATATAAATAATTACATTTACTGACGGTTTCATCATgaaaattccaatcttccataatATCATTATCGTTTGAattgaattgacatttttcttggCTTTACGTCCCCTCTGGGATAGAGaatacttctcagcttagtgttctaaatGCACTTTCACAGCTATtaactggaagatttttttctatgaatgcAAAATagatcgtgtggtaggtacgatgatactttatgctcagATAAGTCAATGGAAGTTTCATtaacgaaaatatcctggatcgacaaggaatcaaacccagacaccttcagcatagctttgcatTGTAGCAACGGACGTTACCCTTAGTGTTCAATACATACCATAATAATATAGTTACTGGCGGTGAAACTGCttataatttcaattcaaatagcTTGGGCATTTCTtttaaccaaaatttaaaaaaaattccattttaTATTTGTCGTTACTTCTATATGTCTACTTGGTTACACTCTTTAAGTTAACATGCCATCTCTCAGGTatttagggtaacggtcgtatttcgGACCCCCtcaggaagtgattttagttttgtgtcccaaatatttaattgcacagcgtaaccaagtcgaagaacatgtcaaaatgtagagaaaaacttcctctacaagataaaaatgcccaaacggtcatgtaggatccaaaaaacttcgaaaataaatgaattgtgaagcactgtttttcattattttggacacaccaatacattttggaccctcaaagtatatattttggaccccggcattttttttatcgtttggcgacaaagtccatgacacttgatgtataatatgcttgcccatagtctaatcaatcgattgacaatggaaaaccgaacaaattctacgctttttgtccagaaatttgaaaaaagtttttgttaacttttggaaaatttctgacggctccaATTTCTGtttgtaacgtgttgtaacggttgcttgaatgcaccgattaaattaaattaatttcagataaaataaaaacattttctttgtacaaacggttgatgcaagtgcggaatagtcctatctttccaaacgGCATGCAAGTTGAGTtcgtctttcgatttaaactgggaaatttgcagaaaaatggccaagggggtccaaaatatatagaggtccaaaatatattggttaccctagagTTTGTGCTCTAAATATGGAGTTAAAAAAATGAGATTGGCTGTTACCAAAACATTATACTGTTATAAAAGTATAGTTTAACTCATTCTACACCATAATATAACCAATGTTTCGTCCATGATGTGTCGAGTCCTACGTTGTGATTTGACCGTTGATTCCGGGCGATGAAGAAAAACACGCTGTTATTTTCGTCTGGGGAACGACGCGATGCAGCTATTTCcattagcttttttttttaattctttattagtatcattccaagcattacattcatttcttctatCTTGGttttctgtgttaggcaacactatcatcctaatttgataaaacaaaattaagcttttatttacatattattaacaacatattacatttcatttgctgtagcagttaagaatttttacaggtgagttgatttcacctgtttataagagagaaaaaacgctttcaatttacttaacctaaatattgcaacgatttttgtctaaaattattatctattttatttgacatttgttccaatgtttcaaccaGTGGCGcaggaagtgggtaggacaagTATTTCGTACAAagacacctgggtaggacagtcaaaggattttCCTACCCATGTTTCAAAGAAAAAGATCAGCTTTctgcttgaaaaataaaaaggctattcctatcatctgttcaatatacatacaaacttGATCAACGTCCTACTTATTCTCATGGAGGACGGGATACACGGTAGTTTTTCAtgtaatttttgctgttcatctATTTGTTACCAAGAAATAAATTAAGAAATTAGAGCATTATCACTGGTTGAAAAGGCAAGCAGTTTGGTCTAATTTTGTCGaatttgttttataaaatttgttttaaaaaggaTAGAAATATGTATAAagtatatttatatttatattaataTGACTGATAAGGTAGGTTGCTCCAATGTATGATCCTAAAGACTGGACTGATAGTAGGTTTTTTTTacagacttggtctctatttaaaagtctctatttaattttttttaaatttttaatatctcTTTATTCCTTATaaggaataataataataaattctgTTTGCATTGAATCCCGATGCAAAATTGTATAGACTTTAAAGAAACCTATAAAGACTAAAACGGGTTCAACagactcttcaagaatttcgtctcagatttcTCGAGGAAAAGCTTTAGGAATTATCATGTACTTTCAGGGATCTCCCTAGAAATTATGTTAGAGATTTCTCCggcaattcttccagaaattcgtcTAGCATTTTTTTAAGGATGCTTTTCCAAGCAGGATTTTggtccaggaaatccttgaacactTCAAAGCTACCATTCTGTTAaatgtttttccagaaattgatTTAGAAAGTCCTACGAAAATCTATCCCAATattgagttgatttttttttttcgattatcttagcgaattatctaggaaatcttgTAGGTCTAGGAGTTATTTCAGTACTCCTTGTTCATTAAGAGTGACTTTTAAACTTACACAAGCCTCATCAGAGGttactttagaaatttctttaaaaatacggatttatttttcatataaatttccttggcatattcctggagaaatccctaaaagaattcctgaaaaaaaaaactttaaagacTCACATAAGAACATTTCACAGAACTACTGG includes:
- the LOC5569980 gene encoding muscle M-line assembly protein unc-89 isoform X3 → MVSHLECEKDRAPVFHSIPQDQTVTEGASLRLTCSFHSQTGCWTTWDRNGIVCVPSHRIVMVESPNTKCLQISGLSLSDSGFYRITVENDYGRVEASIHLKVIENPLSSTVSHNDNDPIRMKRQIMKNSLDSDMVVLTGQYRSEIYPSLKVYFDNEVQYEINYDQIMGNKQTIIRIKDNTQLEARIYCCILQSISGKTSATVAKSSGNRNRKILPPKVLEHLPNSVTSFEGCETDLTLRIDNSLPFTYVWLRNGIAIEDCNEFRYIDHGRGVISLRIVDPFVLDSGTYECIIASAGGTCRTQSRVKIMETDCVSKSIPQIMMYPQSYVAEQGSVVIICAHIVPLNCEIKWKVCGIVIEKDSDNVQMKTNSDGLNILYIHNVTYDQCGEIQCMATAPNHTMTTTASSMLTVTPILNDKKKSENFTAIHHPYFLNTLENCRVFAGSTITLEVKFHGYPEPQIIWMRTGRPIEDINASIATKPGCSILTMNGINANQSGKYAAFIINNYGSDITSASVTVEGPPDPPSGKPSVALESQGIIVNWCGPPYDGGCMISGFLKPETLYVH